The following proteins are co-located in the Psilocybe cubensis strain MGC-MH-2018 chromosome 5, whole genome shotgun sequence genome:
- a CDS encoding Transcription elongation factor SPT5: MTNGKKNNQVGNTLFPERFFRDGKPTLKNRSGNSDINPFIDIEAAVSDDDESSEELDYEGGQLLNDNDEYSEDEERVAHSRLYHAMQNTDNADEWSDLLPMLLPSRMKIRPDNDIEPSSSRELIQKYGNPQPGGLGDNNYMPSATDIMYEIGCKVGREEAVAFKIMQMSTNPTFSIILARSVFAQSSIPGRIYVEAPSMQHAHTLACLVRELNPTHLVRLSSERCMEILSHPPPSRPEDQSWVKVAGKRKAWTTYANATGLVFTFQGRKSVVLIPRPPDNIKKSHLDRIFQDGFIITDFDAIDLKYLSNVLPTSSELEQFRECPFVTTETLAQASKAISMTRLKRYDRVKIIGGEYLGLFGTVKSVSDAEVEVHIPSQGITQAVALHDLRAAFQIGDSIEVVEGDHKDLHGWVSDFDGRSVCIIAPEHEREVIVPIHTVIFYVPPAHATLRPRKRHSSKLGERDHNDVYIGLSVIVVGNNTFKGYYGIVKSTTPDGFADVELEARNQRVERIKISHLIIHNREHINSAQDPGPSGGATPMPSTVASFLSPAWNPYSAIPVHSAVEIAELPSTVAHWLDTKYDKLKGLRLKVLDKSKGDHQVAMELLSLTDNTAHLALLGRTLTLPKSVLFPIHPVKKDDFVTPLEGDSMGIIFRIRSIDKDICVVHKYPVTRMKRGDTFPTFPTTSLIQIFPPSRGVKVVNM; the protein is encoded by the exons ATGACGaacggaaagaaaaacaatcaagttgGAAACACGCTATTTCCGGAGCGATTCTTTAGG GACGGGAAACCTACCCTAAAGAATCGCTCCGGAAATAGC GACATTAATCCCTTCATAGACATTGAAGCAGCGgtttccgatgatgatgaaagttcggaagagcttgatTATGAAGGGGGCCAACTAC TGAATGATAACGATGAATActctgaggatgaggaacgtGTTGCACACTCTCGGCTATATCATGCCATGCAAAATACAGATAACGCTGATGAATGGAGCGATTTGTTGCCCATGCTTCTGCCTTCACGCATGAAAATTCGTCCTGACAATGATATAGAGCCATCTAGTTCACGAGAACTTATACAGAAATATGGCAATCCCCAACCAGGAGGACTTGGTGATAATAATTATATGCCTTCCGCGACTGATATCATGTATGAAATAGGTTGCAAG GTTGGACGCGAAGAGGCCGTCGCTTTCAAAATTATGCAGATGTCAACGAACCCTACATTTTCCATCATCCTTGCCCGGTCTGTCTTCGCTCAATCCTCAATTCCTGGGAGAATCTACGTCGAGGCGCCATCAATGCAACATGCGCATACGTTAGCCTGCCTCGTTAGAGAGCTTAATCCGACACATTTAGTTAGGCTATCCTCGGAGAGATGTATGGAGATCCTATCTCATCCCCCACCCTCACGCCCTGAAGACCAATCGTGGGTcaaggttgctggaaagcGTAAGGCTTGGACGACCTACGCAAATGCTACCGGCCTTGTGTTCACATTCCAGGGTCGGAAAAGTGTTGTTCTTATCCCCAGACCTCCggacaacatcaagaaatcgCACCTCGACAGGATATTCCAGGATGGATTTATTATCACGGATTTCGACGCCATCGATctcaaatatctttccaatgTCCTCCCAACATCGTCCGAGTTGGAGCAATTTCGCGAGTGTCCATTTGTAACGACGGAGACCTTAGCGCAAGCCTCGAAAGCCATCTCCATGACTCGACTGAAACGATATGATCGAGTCAAAATTATTGGTGGAGAATACTTAGGTCTTTTTGGAACGGTCAAGAGTGTTTCTGACGCTGAGGTGGAAGTGCACATCCCCTCCCAAGGTATAACACAAGCAGTTGCACTACACGATCTACGTGCAGCTTTCCAGATAGGCGATAGTAttgaagtcgttgaagggGATCACAAAGATCTCCATGGATGGGTGTCAGACTTTGATGGAAGATCTGTTTGTATTATCGCCCCAGAGCACGAACGCGAA GTCATTGTGCCCATCCACACAGTCATATTCTACGTCCCCCCTGCTCATGCTACTCTTCGCCCGCGAAAGCGTCATTCGTCAAAGCTTGGAGAAAGAGACCACAACGACGTCTATATAGGTTTGAGtgtcatcgttgtcgggaATAATACATTCAAGGGGTACTATGGCATCGTTAAAAGCACTACCCCCGACGGCTTTGCAGACGTTGAGCTGGAAGCTCGTAACCAGAGGGTGGAACGTATTAAAATATCACATTTAATTATACA CAACCGAGAACATATAAATTCCGCTCAAGACCCCGGGCCTTCTGGTGGAGCAACTCCAATGCCGTCCACAGTAGCAAGTTTTCTGTCTCCTGCATGGAATCCGTATTCAGCAATACCTGTACACTCGGCGGTGGAAATCGCAGAACTACCCTCAACCGTCGCTCACTGGCTAGATACGAAATACGATAAGCTGAAAGGATTACGATTAAAAGTCTTAGACAAATCCAAGGGCGACCATCAAGTGGCGATGGAACTTCTCAGCCTTACCGACAATACTGCCCACCTAGCATTACTGGGACGTACACTGACATTACCGAAATCAGTGttgtttccaattcatcCTGTAAAAAAGGACGACTTCGTTACACCGCTTGAGGGCGATTCAATGGGGATTATATTCAGGATACGATCAATAGACAAGGATATTTGCGTTGTACATAAATATCCCGTTACTCGTATGAAACGCGGTGATACATTCCCAACTTTTCCGACAACATCTTTGATTCAAATCTTCCCCCCGTCCCGTGGTGTCAAAGTTGTAAATATGTAG